Proteins found in one Streptomyces sp. NBC_00461 genomic segment:
- a CDS encoding PadR family transcriptional regulator produces the protein MPPVFAHGRLRLYLLKLLDEAPRHGYEVIRLLEERFQGLYAPSAGTVYPRLAKLEAEGLVTHTTEGGRKVYAITEAGRAELADRSGELADLELEIRESVAELAAEIRADVRGAAGDLRREMRAAASEARRGGGTKGRDEQDAPLGDFADYADKEAWRTAKEEMRRVKQEWKEQARRAKDESRRARDEAQRARRQAKEAQERVRAQAQEELQRIGRRVQEQVQDHFARGDWPTGVREGLTELAKEFGDFGKDFGKEFGKDFGFGRGTAAGASAPRPEYSHTKEDFPAEYEPSWAHEDATGDPTRDLDRLLDRFRDDIRDAARDHGVTDDQLSDARRHLSTAAAHIGAILRGPRV, from the coding sequence ATGCCCCCCGTCTTCGCCCATGGCCGCCTCCGCCTCTACCTGCTGAAGCTGCTGGACGAGGCCCCGCGCCACGGCTACGAGGTGATCCGCCTCCTGGAGGAGCGCTTCCAGGGGCTGTACGCACCGTCGGCGGGCACCGTCTACCCCCGTCTGGCCAAGCTGGAGGCCGAGGGCCTGGTCACCCACACCACCGAGGGCGGCCGCAAGGTCTACGCCATCACGGAGGCGGGCCGCGCCGAACTGGCCGACCGCAGCGGCGAGTTGGCTGACCTGGAGCTGGAGATCCGCGAGTCGGTCGCGGAGCTCGCCGCCGAGATCAGGGCCGATGTGCGCGGCGCGGCGGGTGACCTGCGGCGCGAGATGCGGGCGGCGGCCAGCGAGGCGCGCCGCGGCGGTGGCACCAAGGGCCGCGATGAGCAGGACGCCCCCTTGGGGGACTTCGCCGACTACGCCGACAAGGAGGCGTGGCGTACCGCCAAGGAGGAGATGCGCCGCGTCAAGCAGGAGTGGAAGGAGCAGGCCCGGCGCGCCAAGGACGAAAGCCGAAGGGCCCGCGACGAGGCACAGCGGGCCAGGCGCCAAGCCAAGGAGGCGCAGGAGCGGGTCCGGGCCCAGGCGCAGGAGGAGCTTCAGCGCATCGGCCGACGGGTGCAGGAACAGGTACAGGACCACTTCGCACGGGGTGACTGGCCCACGGGGGTACGCGAGGGCCTGACCGAACTGGCCAAGGAGTTCGGGGACTTCGGAAAGGACTTCGGCAAGGAGTTCGGGAAGGACTTCGGGTTCGGCCGGGGCACCGCCGCCGGCGCCTCGGCACCGCGGCCCGAGTACTCGCACACCAAGGAGGACTTCCCCGCCGAGTACGAACCGTCCTGGGCGCACGAGGATGCCACCGGCGACCCGACCCGCGACCTGGACCGCCTGCTCGACCGCTTCCGGGACGACATCCGCGACGCGGCCCGCGACCACGGCGTCACGGACGATCAGCTCAGCGACGCCCGTCGCCACCTGTCGACGGCGGCGGCACACATCGGCGCCATACTGCGCGGGCCGAGGGTCTGA
- a CDS encoding DUF4097 family beta strand repeat-containing protein encodes MSEWSVTEPRKLTFDEPVQELHVRIVNGTVNVVGTDEGSSRLEVTQIEGPPLAVTQRGGTLTVAYEDLPWKGFLKWLDRKGWRRSAAVSLAVPAGTRVEVGVVGAAAVVSGLDGRAEVKGVTGDTTLVRLTGPVRADTVSGNVEAQALSGDLRFNSVSGDLTVVEAGSSVKADSVSGSMIVDLDPAGRPTDINLTSVSGEIAIRLPHPADAQVEANTASGSVSNAFEDLRVSGQWGAKRITGRLGAGSGSLKATTVSGSIALLRRPPAEDEPWDVEPEDIDLEDIRTEDIRPPAEETAAEAGPADTPAAEPHGDSGDNSVSGGGDGASDAPADGTTDKKVL; translated from the coding sequence ATGTCCGAGTGGTCCGTCACGGAACCCAGGAAACTGACGTTCGACGAGCCCGTACAAGAGCTCCACGTACGCATCGTCAACGGAACGGTGAACGTGGTGGGGACCGACGAGGGTTCCTCCCGACTCGAGGTCACCCAGATCGAGGGACCACCACTGGCGGTGACCCAGCGGGGCGGCACCCTGACCGTGGCCTACGAGGACCTCCCCTGGAAGGGCTTCCTCAAGTGGCTCGACCGCAAGGGCTGGCGGCGCAGCGCCGCCGTCTCCCTCGCCGTCCCGGCCGGCACGCGCGTCGAGGTGGGTGTCGTCGGCGCCGCGGCCGTGGTGTCCGGGCTCGACGGACGCGCGGAGGTCAAGGGCGTCACCGGTGACACCACCCTGGTGAGGCTGACCGGCCCGGTCCGCGCGGACACCGTCTCGGGGAACGTGGAGGCGCAGGCGCTCAGCGGAGACCTCCGGTTCAACTCCGTCTCCGGGGACCTGACCGTGGTCGAGGCGGGGTCGTCCGTCAAGGCGGACTCGGTGAGCGGCTCGATGATCGTCGACCTCGACCCGGCCGGCCGTCCGACCGACATCAACCTGACCAGCGTCTCGGGCGAGATCGCCATCCGGCTCCCCCACCCGGCGGACGCGCAGGTGGAGGCGAACACCGCGAGCGGCTCCGTCTCCAACGCCTTCGAGGACCTCCGGGTCAGCGGCCAATGGGGCGCCAAGAGGATCACCGGCCGGCTCGGCGCGGGCAGCGGCAGCCTGAAGGCGACGACCGTCTCGGGCTCGATCGCCCTGCTGCGCAGGCCTCCGGCCGAGGACGAGCCCTGGGACGTGGAACCCGAGGACATCGACCTTGAGGACATCCGCACCGAGGACATCCGACCGCCGGCCGAAGAGACGGCCGCGGAGGCCGGCCCGGCAGACACCCCGGCGGCCGAACCGCACGGCGACTCGGGGGACAATTCTGTTTCCGGCGGGGGCGACGGTGCGAGTGACGCCCCGGCCGACGGCACGACCGACAAGAAGGTGCTCTGA
- a CDS encoding Clp protease N-terminal domain-containing protein, with protein sequence MFERFTKNARVVVQEAVAHADGAGAPAVDAEHMLLALLDHEGTRASFALASLGVAGERKESVRDAVTEARRRAGLSQAETDALAGLGIDVSEIVARVEEVHGVGAMSGDRRDKGSWSGRRPFSRAAKQTLEKSLRIAVAHGDRHIGDEHILLALTVRPGLSTELLADHGVTHESLTRVLYGSGEAKAG encoded by the coding sequence ATGTTCGAGCGGTTCACGAAGAACGCCCGCGTGGTGGTGCAGGAGGCCGTTGCGCACGCGGACGGGGCGGGAGCACCGGCCGTCGACGCCGAGCACATGCTGCTCGCGCTCCTCGACCACGAAGGCACTCGCGCCTCGTTCGCGCTCGCCTCGCTCGGGGTGGCCGGTGAACGCAAGGAGTCGGTACGGGATGCGGTGACCGAGGCCCGACGGCGGGCCGGACTGTCCCAGGCCGAGACCGACGCCCTGGCCGGGCTGGGGATCGACGTGTCGGAGATCGTCGCCCGGGTCGAGGAGGTGCACGGCGTCGGGGCCATGTCCGGCGACCGCAGGGACAAGGGCTCGTGGTCCGGGCGCCGTCCGTTCAGCCGTGCTGCCAAGCAGACCCTTGAGAAGTCGCTGCGCATCGCCGTCGCCCACGGCGACCGGCACATCGGAGACGAGCACATCCTCCTGGCCCTGACCGTCCGTCCCGGCCTGTCCACCGAACTCCTCGCCGACCATGGCGTCACGCACGAGTCGCTGACCCGGGTGCTGTACGGCAGCGGAGAAGCGAAGGCCGGCTGA